One genomic segment of Chitinophaga sancti includes these proteins:
- a CDS encoding Crp/Fnr family transcriptional regulator — translation MTDKQDLKQQVESICPLSDEEWQTFAARLNYREIKKGDYVLYQDRVCDFVAFVQSGAFVYFRSLENGTEYTTDFGFNGEWIGDMYSRLNGIPSFLNIKALEDSAIHILYQKDLDELLIAIPALEKLLRILVERAFLKIVRQSLHFQIVDAKERYLKLMEESPEILQRVPLYHIANYLGIAPKSLSRIRKNTVKERQP, via the coding sequence ATGACAGATAAACAAGATCTAAAACAACAGGTTGAAAGCATTTGTCCCTTGAGCGATGAAGAGTGGCAGACATTTGCTGCACGGCTAAACTACAGGGAGATCAAAAAAGGAGATTACGTTTTATACCAGGACCGGGTTTGTGATTTCGTGGCATTTGTTCAATCGGGAGCTTTTGTTTATTTCCGCTCTTTGGAAAATGGAACGGAGTATACCACTGATTTCGGTTTCAACGGTGAATGGATTGGAGATATGTATAGCCGGCTGAATGGCATCCCTTCTTTTCTCAACATTAAGGCATTGGAAGATTCGGCGATACATATTTTATATCAAAAGGACCTGGATGAATTACTTATTGCTATCCCAGCATTGGAAAAGCTGCTCCGGATTCTGGTTGAAAGAGCTTTTTTGAAGATCGTCCGACAAAGCCTGCACTTTCAGATAGTTGATGCCAAAGAACGTTACCTGAAATTGATGGAAGAATCGCCGGAAATTTTGCAAAGAGTCCCCTTGTACCATATTGCCAACTATCTGGGTATCGCTCCCAAATCGCTGAGTAGGATCAGAAAAAATACGGTTAAAGAAAGACAGCCCTGA